In a single window of the Gossypium hirsutum isolate 1008001.06 chromosome A13, Gossypium_hirsutum_v2.1, whole genome shotgun sequence genome:
- the LOC107893260 gene encoding adenylyl-sulfate kinase 3: MHIYIETQKTSKELKMSTVGNSTNIFWQESPVGKLERQKLLHQKSCVVWITGLSGSGKSTLACSLSRELFTRGNLSYVLDGDNLRHGLNQDLGFKAEDRTENIRRVGEVAKLFADAGLICIASLISPYRKDRDSCRAMLPDANFIEVFMNMPLTLCEERDPKGLYKLARAGKIKGFTGIDDPYEPPLNCEIEIKQKAGVCPTPGAMVGEVVTYLEEKGYLQHQ, encoded by the exons ATGCATATTTATATAGAGACACAGAAGACAAGCAAAGAACTTAAGATGTCGACGGTCGGAAATTCAACCAATATATTTTGGCAAGAATCGCCTGTAGGGAAGCTTGAAAGGCAGAAACTCCTTCACCAAAAGAGTTGTGTTGTATGGATCACAGGTCTCAGTGGATCAG GTAAAAGCACACTTGCATGTTCATTAAGTAGGGAACTCTTTACAAGGGGAAATCTATCTTACGTACTCGACGGAGACAACCTTCGACACGGATTAAACCAGGATCTCGGTTTCAAGGCCGAAGATCGAACAGAAAATATACGCAGAGTTG GTGAAGTTGCAAAGCTGTTTGCAGATGCTGGTTTAATCTGCATAGCCAGTCTAATATCTCCCTATAGGAAAGACCGAGATTCATGCCGTGCTATGTTACCGGATGCCAACTTTATAGAG GTTTTCATGAACATGCCTCTAACATTGTGTGAAGAAAGAGACCCCAAAGGCCTTTACAAGCTCGCACGTGCCGGAAAGATTAAAG GTTTTACAGGCATAGATGATCCTTACGAACCGCCATTGAACTGTGAG ATCGAAATAAAGCAGAAAGCCGGAGTTTGTCCGACACCAGGAGCTATGGTAGGGGAAGTAGTTACGTACTTGGAGGAGAAAGGATATCTGCAACATCAGTAA